Part of the Haloarchaeobius litoreus genome is shown below.
TCCTGGAGCGTCTCGCCTGTTCTCATCCCCTCGCGCAGTTCGAAGAACCGGTCGGTCACGTACTCGCCCAGCGGTGTGAGTTCGTACTTCGGGCCGTCGCGTGTGAGCCACGAGCGGTCCTCGAAGTCCCGGATGATCCGTCCGATGGTGGGGTCCGACGCCCCCGTCGTCGCGCGGAGGTCGCGGCGGTCCCGCGCATCTTCCCTGAAGGCCTCCAGTGCCGCGACGCGATGCTCCGAGCGTGCCAGAAACTCGATGGCCTGTATCGCGGTATCCATGCTAGAAACTCACAATCAGAGTATAAATCCCTTCTCCGGGGCTCGACCACCGTTCCAAACGGGAGCGCCTGGCTCCACACCAGAGCGTCCACGGGGTCTCCTCGCGGGAGGGCGGAGCCGCGGAACCGGACGCTACCCCGCTGACGAAACGGGGGGTCGTCCCCTCATCCACCCTCGCTCACTTTCGTCAGGACGTGATCGAGGACTGCTGCGTGCTCCTCCTGTGGGCTGAACATGACTATCTCGGAGTCGTCGTTGGCCCGAATCGTGTGGCCGGGCGGCCAGTAGAAGAGCTCGCCGGCCTGGGATATCTCCTCACGTCCGTCCGCATACTCCGCGGCGAGCTCGCCTTCCAGCACGTACCCCCAGTGGGGACACTGGCAGAGGTCGTCCTCCAGTCCGGCCAGGAGGGGCGTGAGATCCGTCCCGGAAGCGAACGTGAAGTACTCACCACTGAGCTCTCCGTACCCACTCGTGTCGCCGAACCCCATCTGCTGGCGGGCGACGGCGGCGGGCGTGTCGACTCTGACTGGCACCGCTTCTTTCGCTTGTTTCATCTGGGTCACCTGTCGTCGAGAGGCAGAACCGGAACACCTCGCATCGTCTCGACATCGGGGGCTGCTACGGTGACGTCCCGTAACTTCCTCCGACTGTGGGGGCATTCATCCGGACCGCCTCTCGGCAGTTCGACCGTCGCCCCCGGGGAATGTGTAGTTATCTTGTGAATATTTTCACGGGATGAAAGTCGTTCCAGTCCACCGG
Proteins encoded:
- a CDS encoding cupin domain-containing protein; the encoded protein is MKQAKEAVPVRVDTPAAVARQQMGFGDTSGYGELSGEYFTFASGTDLTPLLAGLEDDLCQCPHWGYVLEGELAAEYADGREEISQAGELFYWPPGHTIRANDDSEIVMFSPQEEHAAVLDHVLTKVSEGG